The Nostoc sp. 'Lobaria pulmonaria (5183) cyanobiont' genome window below encodes:
- a CDS encoding tetratricopeptide repeat protein, with protein sequence MNPQNKPKSLQDILKQRQQSGFVGREDQVNQFRQNLGLLLEDDRRRFLFNVWGQGGVGKSTLLRQFRKIADEAKIISANIDEAEKSVPEVMGRLAEELERQGHKLTQFTERYKVYRQKRQELETDPEAPQGFSAFVGKTVVKTGVRLARRVPVGGVVLDFVDEDALATQAGEWASYVAKKITNKDEVLLVQEPVEILTPLFLQDIFKIAKETAVVFFFDTYERTGEFLDNWLREILEGRHGEVSLNILINIAGRQELDKNHWAPYEGLIVRFPLEPFTEQEAQQYLTRKGITNSQVVETILRLSGNLPLLVGMLADAHPNDANQVVEPSSSAVERFLKWIDDPKRRQVALDAAIPRCLNRDIIAKLKGEEEADELFSWLKETSFVNERTDGWAYHDVVKTQMLRHKRLSSPQGWADIHGKLADYYDSLRNDLQLDEENKQRDPSWQSHTLNVSYHNLCQSPQRNLSVALNEFLAALKNQRKFAQKLTETMLQAGKDADSAEVQRWGEQLASGLKAYDEKFYPVTLEMLTAVLQNSRIEVKWQPIALGWRGETYRLMERYPEALQDFDRAIELDPKYDWAIALRGLTFCLMERYLEALEDIDRAIELNPKLHWAIAHRGQTYRSMKRYPEALEDFDRAIELNPKLHWAIASRGVTYRLMERYPEALEDFDRAIELNPKSDWTIARRGVTYRSMKRYPEALEDFDRAIELNPKSDSAIASRGETYRSMKRYPEALEDFDRAIELNPKLDWAIAHRGQTYLMLKLYKEAIADFNRAIDLDSDSNWYLYNRALAYQALNQPDKAWADLALAIKLAKQHYEKDAKDWSNAFNLALYYLAAQYHQPAERLYLHVLSQGASLERIHAAIQDLNDFLTVFPDHMQATSMRQLLHSFLT encoded by the coding sequence ATGAACCCACAAAACAAGCCCAAGAGTCTACAAGATATTCTTAAGCAGCGCCAGCAATCAGGTTTTGTGGGTCGTGAAGACCAGGTAAACCAATTCCGTCAAAATCTAGGGTTACTGTTAGAAGATGACCGCCGTCGTTTTTTGTTCAATGTTTGGGGTCAAGGTGGGGTTGGTAAAAGTACCCTGTTACGGCAGTTTCGCAAAATTGCTGATGAAGCAAAAATTATCTCGGCTAACATTGATGAAGCTGAAAAAAGTGTCCCAGAAGTTATGGGTCGTTTAGCTGAAGAGTTGGAACGCCAAGGTCACAAACTAACGCAGTTTACAGAACGCTACAAAGTTTACCGTCAAAAGCGCCAAGAATTAGAAACTGATCCAGAAGCTCCTCAAGGCTTTTCGGCTTTTGTAGGCAAAACTGTAGTTAAAACTGGTGTGCGTCTGGCGCGTCGAGTTCCCGTTGGCGGTGTTGTCCTTGACTTTGTAGATGAGGATGCTTTGGCTACCCAAGCCGGAGAATGGGCATCTTATGTTGCCAAGAAAATAACAAATAAAGACGAGGTGCTATTAGTTCAAGAACCTGTAGAAATCCTAACCCCGCTATTTTTGCAAGATATTTTTAAAATTGCTAAAGAAACTGCTGTTGTTTTCTTTTTTGATACTTATGAACGCACCGGGGAATTCCTAGATAACTGGCTACGAGAAATTTTGGAGGGTCGCCACGGAGAAGTATCTCTCAATATATTGATAAACATCGCCGGTCGGCAGGAATTAGATAAAAATCATTGGGCACCTTACGAGGGGTTAATTGTTCGTTTCCCTCTGGAACCCTTTACAGAACAAGAAGCCCAACAATATCTAACTCGCAAAGGCATTACTAACAGTCAGGTTGTTGAAACAATTTTGCGCCTTTCTGGAAATTTACCCCTGCTGGTAGGAATGTTAGCAGATGCTCATCCTAATGACGCTAACCAAGTAGTTGAGCCTAGCAGCAGTGCTGTAGAACGCTTTTTAAAATGGATTGATGACCCCAAGCGGCGACAAGTGGCTCTCGATGCTGCCATTCCTCGGTGCTTGAATCGAGATATTATAGCTAAGTTGAAAGGAGAAGAAGAAGCTGATGAGCTATTTAGTTGGCTCAAAGAAACATCTTTTGTCAACGAACGTACTGATGGCTGGGCTTATCATGATGTGGTTAAAACGCAAATGTTACGCCACAAGCGCCTTTCATCGCCGCAAGGTTGGGCTGACATACATGGTAAGTTAGCAGACTATTATGACAGCCTGCGGAACGATCTGCAATTGGACGAAGAGAATAAACAGCGCGATCCTAGCTGGCAAAGTCACACATTAAACGTGTCATACCACAATTTATGTCAGTCACCGCAAAGGAATTTATCTGTAGCTCTCAATGAATTTCTTGCTGCACTCAAAAATCAACGCAAATTTGCCCAAAAGTTGACAGAAACGATGCTTCAGGCTGGTAAAGATGCGGATTCTGCTGAAGTTCAGCGTTGGGGTGAGCAACTAGCTAGTGGGTTAAAAGCCTATGACGAAAAGTTTTACCCAGTGACATTAGAAATGTTAACCGCAGTCCTACAAAATTCTAGGATTGAAGTTAAATGGCAACCAATTGCTTTAGGTTGGCGCGGTGAAACTTACCGCTTAATGGAGCGTTACCCAGAAGCTCTACAAGATTTTGACCGCGCCATTGAACTTGACCCCAAATATGACTGGGCGATCGCACTTCGCGGTCTAACTTTCTGCTTAATGGAGCGTTACCTAGAAGCCCTAGAAGATATTGACCGCGCAATTGAACTTAACCCCAAACTTCACTGGGCGATCGCACATCGCGGTCAAACTTATCGCTCAATGAAGCGTTACCCAGAAGCCCTAGAAGATTTTGACCGCGCGATTGAACTTAACCCCAAACTTCACTGGGCGATCGCAAGTCGCGGTGTAACTTATCGCTTAATGGAGCGTTACCCAGAAGCCCTAGAAGATTTTGACCGCGCGATTGAACTTAACCCCAAATCTGACTGGACGATCGCACGTCGCGGTGTAACTTATCGCTCAATGAAGCGTTACCCAGAAGCCCTAGAAGATTTTGACCGCGCAATTGAACTTAACCCCAAATCTGACTCGGCGATCGCAAGTCGCGGTGAAACTTATCGCTCAATGAAGCGTTACCCAGAAGCCCTAGAAGATTTTGACCGCGCCATTGAACTTAACCCCAAACTTGACTGGGCGATCGCACATCGTGGTCAAACTTACCTGATGCTAAAGCTATATAAAGAGGCTATTGCAGATTTCAACCGCGCTATTGACTTAGATTCTGACAGTAATTGGTATTTATATAATCGCGCTTTAGCCTACCAAGCCCTTAACCAACCAGATAAAGCATGGGCTGACCTAGCACTTGCCATCAAGCTTGCTAAACAGCATTACGAAAAAGATGCTAAAGACTGGTCTAATGCCTTTAATTTAGCCCTTTACTATTTAGCTGCTCAATATCATCAACCAGCAGAGCGGTTATATCTCCATGTTTTATCTCAAGGTGCTTCCTTAGAGCGTATCCATGCAGCTATCCAAGACCTAAATGACTTTTTAACCGTGTTCCCTGACCATATGCAGGCTACATCCATGCGACAGTTGTTGCACTCTTTTCTAACTTAG
- a CDS encoding ATP-binding protein: MNTQDKPKSLQDIVKQRQQSNFVGREDQMNRFRHNLALPLEDNRRCFLFNVSGQGGVGKTTLLRQFRKIADEAKMISAYVDEAEKTIPEVMGHVAEELEQQGYKLTQFSDRYKVYCQKCQELETDPDAPQGFSAFVGKTVVKTGVRLARLAPLGGAVFDVVDGDALATQAGEWASYLAKKITNKDEVHLVKEPKEVLTPLFLQDISKIADKTPVILFFDTSERTGELLDNWLREIFENQHGKVSANILIIIASRQELEKNDWASYEGLIVRLPLEPFTEEEAQQYLTRKGITDKHIIEVILNLTGNLPLLIEMLADAHPNHPNQVIEPSNSAVKSFLRWIDDPKRRQVVLDAAIPRCLNRDVIAKLRTEEEADELFTWLKETSFVNERSDGWVYHDVVKTQMLCHKRLSSPQGWADIHGKLAEYYDSLRNDLQLEEENKQRDPSWQSHTLNVLYHKLCQSPQKNLLVALNEFLTALKNQPIFAQQYAAVMFQAGKDVDSAEVKYWGKQLASGLKAYKEKRYEDAMYNQALVYLALKQPAKARTCLVPAIKLATEHCKKDAKDWQNAFNLALYCLAAQYAQQADHLYHYALSKGASSESIGKAIQDLNDFLTVFPDHVQATSIQQLLQSLSN; encoded by the coding sequence ATGAATACACAAGACAAGCCCAAAAGTTTACAAGATATTGTTAAGCAACGTCAACAATCAAATTTTGTGGGTCGTGAAGACCAAATGAACCGATTTCGCCACAATTTAGCATTACCCCTAGAAGATAATCGCCGTTGTTTTCTATTTAACGTTTCTGGTCAAGGCGGAGTTGGTAAAACTACCTTGCTGCGGCAGTTTCGTAAAATTGCTGACGAAGCAAAAATGATTTCGGCTTACGTTGATGAAGCTGAAAAAACTATACCCGAAGTTATGGGTCATGTAGCTGAAGAGTTAGAACAGCAAGGTTATAAACTAACGCAGTTTAGCGATCGCTACAAAGTGTACTGCCAAAAGTGCCAAGAATTAGAAACAGATCCAGATGCTCCTCAAGGCTTTTCGGCTTTTGTAGGCAAAACTGTAGTTAAAACTGGTGTGCGTCTGGCGCGTCTAGCTCCCCTTGGCGGTGCTGTATTTGATGTTGTAGATGGGGATGCTTTGGCTACCCAAGCTGGAGAATGGGCATCTTATCTAGCAAAGAAAATAACGAATAAAGATGAGGTACATTTAGTTAAAGAACCTAAAGAAGTTCTGACCCCGCTATTTTTGCAAGATATTTCTAAAATTGCTGATAAAACTCCTGTTATCCTATTTTTCGATACCTCTGAACGCACCGGAGAATTGCTAGATAACTGGCTACGGGAAATTTTTGAGAACCAGCACGGTAAAGTCTCTGCCAATATATTAATAATCATCGCCAGTCGGCAAGAATTAGAGAAAAATGACTGGGCATCCTACGAAGGATTAATAGTTCGTTTGCCTCTGGAACCCTTTACAGAAGAAGAAGCCCAACAATATCTAACTCGCAAAGGCATTACAGACAAGCACATTATTGAAGTGATTTTAAACCTGACTGGAAACTTACCCCTGCTAATAGAAATGCTAGCAGATGCTCATCCCAATCACCCCAACCAGGTAATTGAGCCTAGCAACAGTGCTGTAAAAAGCTTTTTAAGATGGATTGACGATCCCAAACGGCGACAAGTGGTACTTGATGCTGCCATTCCTCGGTGTTTGAACCGGGATGTTATAGCCAAGTTAAGAACAGAAGAAGAAGCTGATGAGCTATTTACTTGGCTCAAAGAAACATCCTTTGTCAACGAACGTAGCGACGGCTGGGTTTATCATGATGTCGTCAAAACCCAAATGTTATGCCACAAACGCCTTTCATCGCCGCAAGGTTGGGCTGACATACATGGTAAGTTGGCAGAATATTATGACAGCCTGCGGAACGATTTGCAATTGGAGGAAGAAAACAAACAGCGCGATCCTAGCTGGCAAAGTCACACATTAAACGTCTTGTACCATAAATTATGTCAGTCACCGCAAAAGAATTTATTGGTAGCTCTTAATGAATTTCTGACTGCACTCAAAAATCAACCCATTTTTGCCCAACAATATGCAGCAGTAATGTTTCAGGCTGGTAAAGATGTAGATTCTGCTGAAGTTAAGTATTGGGGTAAGCAGTTAGCGAGTGGGTTAAAAGCTTATAAGGAAAAACGCTATGAAGATGCTATGTATAATCAAGCTTTGGTCTACTTAGCCCTTAAGCAACCAGCCAAAGCACGAACTTGCCTAGTACCTGCCATCAAGCTTGCTACAGAGCATTGCAAAAAAGATGCTAAAGACTGGCAGAATGCTTTTAATTTAGCCCTTTATTGTTTGGCTGCTCAATACGCTCAACAAGCAGACCACTTATATCACTATGCCTTATCAAAGGGTGCTTCCTCAGAATCTATTGGTAAAGCTATCCAAGACTTAAATGACTTTTTAACTGTCTTCCCTGACCATGTGCAAGCTACATCCATTCAACAGTTGTTGCAATCATTGTCTAACTAA
- a CDS encoding (2Fe-2S) ferredoxin domain-containing protein, whose amino-acid sequence MGGSDNMEVSEFCLEGRFIDFVIKDGYKLKGLLLATHEGECYIKLAKHLRAAFDMRLPAGTWLQVVGYKEYDIKKDKVTLKAERVMAARSEIAAVKTIAAPQEPPSIDDVKVKPAKTKTTILVCQKSDCMKRGGKAVCQALEAALSDRGLEDQVTIKGTGCMKNCKAGPNLVMPDKTRHSRIQATQVPALMNQHFGDKNLSAQPENLREIAIYDGKLWGNNS is encoded by the coding sequence ATGGGTGGATCTGACAATATGGAAGTATCAGAATTTTGCCTTGAGGGCAGATTTATAGATTTTGTTATTAAAGATGGCTATAAGCTGAAAGGTTTACTGCTGGCTACTCATGAGGGTGAATGCTACATTAAACTCGCTAAACATTTGCGGGCTGCTTTTGACATGCGGCTACCAGCAGGTACTTGGCTACAAGTTGTTGGTTATAAAGAATACGATATAAAAAAAGACAAAGTTACACTGAAAGCTGAACGTGTGATGGCGGCGCGTTCTGAAATAGCGGCAGTTAAGACCATCGCTGCACCACAAGAACCCCCATCTATTGATGATGTCAAGGTAAAACCAGCTAAGACTAAGACCACGATTTTGGTGTGTCAAAAGTCTGATTGTATGAAACGCGGTGGTAAAGCAGTTTGTCAGGCGTTGGAGGCGGCTTTGAGCGATCGCGGTTTAGAAGACCAAGTTACAATCAAGGGCACTGGTTGTATGAAGAACTGTAAAGCTGGGCCGAATTTAGTTATGCCAGATAAAACACGCCATAGTCGAATTCAAGCTACACAAGTTCCCGCCTTGATGAATCAGCATTTTGGCGACAAAAATTTATCAGCACAGCCTGAAAATTTAAGGGAAATTGCGATATATGATGGCAAACTTTGGGGAAATAATTCATAA
- a CDS encoding Asr1405/Asl0597 family protein: protein MKSFSSEIESNHLIEVNWADRWQVYQRLKELDIPCSCIPNQPLKVEIGSPTTAVQLWSVIRRLTASRQDQIWTLECCWKNRY from the coding sequence TTGAAATCGTTTAGTTCAGAAATAGAAAGCAACCACCTTATAGAGGTGAATTGGGCAGATCGCTGGCAAGTCTATCAACGCCTAAAGGAGTTAGACATTCCCTGTAGTTGTATACCTAACCAGCCATTGAAAGTTGAAATTGGCTCTCCTACTACGGCTGTTCAACTTTGGAGTGTGATACGGCGATTAACAGCTTCCCGTCAAGACCAGATTTGGACTCTTGAGTGCTGCTGGAAAAATCGCTACTAA